Part of the Henckelia pumila isolate YLH828 chromosome 2, ASM3356847v2, whole genome shotgun sequence genome is shown below.
CAATAGTTGGTGACATGAGTTGTGGCTTATGTTTCAAAGTTGTTTTTGTTTAAACTTTTCTTGAAGTTGATGTGataacttattattattataaaatgtTTCGGATTTAGTCTCCATATATTATAGTTTGTTTGATGCCAAAAAGCTTTGGTTAACCAATCCAAAGGAACAAGTATACGACCAATTATATTCTAATCTGATATAAATGAAATAGTTCCAGGGGCGACCTATTCGTATTCCTAAATTCCTGAACActatgatttattatttaatgtaaCGGTTGGGAAAAGATGAAGGAGTAATTACTAATTATGAATTACATATTGAGATGTTGGGAGAGAGGGGAAGTTTTCTTTTAACTAACCCAAACCTAAAAGGATGATGACATTAAATATGGTCGAAAAGGGAAACACGATATTTAAAGTTGCGTTTGTGGGGACGACCTCACCAGCTTCATGCAAAGCTGTCTTATGTTAGGTCCAAATTTCATTTAGATTTGGGAAAATAAAGTTTGTTTTTTTTCTGGGTTTTGATTGATTTTCATTTtgctgatttttttatttatatattatgtttATTTGCTTCAAAGAATCTTAGGCCAAATTCAACTAACCATGTGCTTTTAGGCCTCATTTGTGGGGACAACTCGAGTGGTTTCATATTGTGTTATATTAAAGTGTGATTGTGTTATAAAAAGTGTGATTTTAGTCCTGGAATATTTGTTCTTTTGTGAAATGTGAAATTTGGTCGCTGCACAGAGTCACGGACGAATAAAGGCCTAATTAGATCTTGCGAACACGATTTCGAGCCACTGAAAAAATTAGGATTCCATATGGCCCAAATAAAGGCCCAATTACCCAGCCTACCAACAAATTCCCGTTACTCCTAAGAAATTAAAGTTGCTAATTTGGAAATGCGCTTTTAGCTTAAAACCCGGGAGACAGAACTATGAAATGCCGCTAAAATCTCACTTGATCACCAGTCTAGTTGGGTGGAAGAAATGGTGGCCTCACTTCACAATCCTTCGTGTTCGTTGCTTATCCATCTGCCCAAATCTCAGAAATTCAGTAATTTTGCTCTCCGTCtgatataaatttatttaaatttaaggttGAGTTCTAATTAAATGGAGCATAACTTCTGTAGGGGAAATTGATCGTAgaaacttcttgctaagtcttCTTATTGTGTTGTTAATAGTTGGCTGTTTGTGCACCCTCTAAGTCCAAATCGACTTTGAATATTGATGCTGTATTTTTTAGTAATTTGAGAAAAATGGAGCAGCTGCTCTAATCTCTATGTTGTTTAGTGTCCATTGAATCTGGCAAAGAACAAGGGATCAAAGGAGACACAAAACCATTTGTAAATGGTGATTTATTTTCAATCCACGTGACAGGGAATAATTATCCAAGAACTTTAACTTCAAAAATGTTGGGATTCAACGTATTTAAGAAGCTAGAATCAAGAACTGCTAGTGTGAGGGCTAGTAAGGACATGATGGACGCTGAAGTTAAGGATGAGGGGAAACTCTATCTTGGAATGGACTTCGGGACGTCCGGTGCTCGGTATGCTCTGATTGACAAGGATGGAAACATACAAGCCGAAGGCAAGAGGGATTACCCCTTGTATATGGTAATTCTTGGGCCATTACTGCACTAATTTAAGCTTCGTATTCCTGTTGGCATTTTAGTTGCAGTTTTTGGTCTGCTTCTTTTATAAGATGCAtgcataagcttgtaaatgtgTTCTTAGAAAGAGTGAAGAAGCCGTAGATTGGGTGAAATCTTGGAGAACTACCCTTTTTGCCCTCTTGGAAGATATCCCAGTTAGTCTTCGTGCAGCTGTTGCGTCCATTTCCGTGGATGGTACTTCTGCAACAACTCTCATTGTTGATAGGTTGAATTTTTTATCAAAAAACTTTCACGAGAATTTTCTTCCTTATTTTGTTGCTACTCTAGTTTCAGCTTTttacccaatttttttttatccatGTAGCACAACAGGTGAACCCTTGTGTAGACCATTCCTCTACAATGAGAGTTGTCCCGAGGCTTTGCCATTGGTGAAGGCCATCGCTCCTGTTAACCACACAGTATGTTCTGGTTCTTCAACATTGTGCAAACTTGTGTATTGGTGGAATTCTTTTAAGTCAGCAAAACAATCAGCAATGTTGTTGCATCAAGCAGACTGGTTGTTGTGGCTTCTTCATGGCAGACTCGGAGTTTCTGATTACAACAATGCTTTGAAGGTCGGATTTTTCCGAGTAAAGGGCACGGCCACTTATTTTTTAACCTTTTCCGCATACCATTAAAAATAGTAATCTGCAAATGATTCTTTAAGTACTTTGACAGGTGGGTTATGATCCAGAAACAGAGTCATATCCCCCTTGGCTTCTCGCTCAGCCATATTCTTGTGTTTTACCTATTGTTCAGTCACCCGGATCCACCATTGGTTCTATGAAAGAGATCATCAGAACACAACTTGGTATGTTTTAGATCATAGAATATGTTGCCTTAACTTGAAAATCCTGTGACGTTCATTGGATATTGTCGGATAATTTTCCCTCTGGATATTTCCTTGGAAGTTCCCCTGCATTTGGACCAAAATTTAACGTAGAAACATTTAATTTGTCTGTAGGTTTCCCAAAGGATTGTGTTATTTGCACTGGAACCACAGATAGTATTGCAGCCTTTATTGCAGCGAGAGCTGGCCAACCTGGACAAGCTGTGAGAATCTTGCTACCTCGTTTTCGTATGAATTTGCCGCATGGGCagctatttttattatttgtcagGGACGATTTGTTGCTCCTGTCTTTCCTATGTTTAGTTTTGGGCTATCCTTATTTTAATTAGCTAAATaattgttttaattattatacTTGTGACTCCCCCTCTCTGATATATGCTTTTCCATGATTACTTATGGAAACTGTTGCTTCTACATGATCAGGTCACATCTTTGGGTTCAACACTTGCTATAAAATTATTGAGCACCCAAAGAGTAGAAGATGCACGTTTTGGGGTGTATAGTCATCGCCTCGATGATAAATGGCTCGTTGGAGGAGCTTCCAACACAGGCGGTGCTGTCCTCCGACAATTTTTTACAGATGAACAGCTGAAGAAACTGAGCGAGCAGATAAATTCTGCTGAAGCCTCTCCTCTTGACTATTACCCTCTCCAAGATATTGGGGAAAGATTTCCAGTAGCGGACCCTGAAATGGAACCCAGGTAAGAGCTAAGAACTCGTTCTGTTCTCTATAAGAGCAATAACAAGCGTCATTGTGAAAATCTTGCCCCCTTATTAGCCGAAATTCCTTGTGTAAATAAAAATGGCCCGatgttttttaaataaattggtTCACTACAAGAATGACCGAATGAGGCTTCATAAGTTGAGTGACTTGGGGATggaacaaaaacaaaagaataCTCAACCATCTTCTGAAAAGAAATGCAGTTATTTCGAAACAGCTACTACTAAACTAAATACAATGTGTTGACTGTTGAAACTTGAAATGGCAATGAAGAATTCGGAATATGCTTTTATTCATCCTTTCATGCATCAATACTATTCTTTTTCTGCTCGTGGTTTTGCAAATGTCATAGGTTCAATGCGGAGGAATATAAATCACGTTTTATGTTTATCATGTGGGTTCTATCAGTCATTTACCTCAAAACTGCTATCTTAGAAGCTACTCTGTGTTAAATTATGATAATCAGATTGCATCCTCGCCCGGCAAGTGACGTCGAGTACTTGCATGGCATTCTTGAGTCCATCGCCCGAATTGAGGTGAAGAAGCCACCCTTTTCTTTCTGCCTTTACAGTTAGCCTTTTTCCTTGGTTATTATTATGGAAGAGAACTTCACCATGTAAATGCCTTGCATTTAATTTAGGCCAAGGGCTACAACTTACTGAAGGAATTAGGTGCAACCCCAGTTGAAGAAGTGTTCACTGCGGGCGGCGGGTCCAAAAACGAGAAGTGGATCGCTATACGAGAGAGGGTGCTTGGTCTGCCAGTGCGAAGTGCACTTCAAACAGAAGCTGCCTATGGAGCTGCATTATTAGCCCTGAAAGGCGCTGATAGCCCACCCTAGCCAGGGGCAATGTATAATTTTGTATAAAGTCATTGAATGTAAGACTCTCCTCCTCCTGTGCTGTTCTAGAATGAGAGACAGGGAAATGGTAAGCACGGTGCATCTTGATTCACTATATTTCACATTGGGATCCACTAACTAATGGAATATGGTCTATTTCCTGCTTTAATTTGAAACAAATTctgaattatataatttatttttcgaaTATTTGTtcgtaaataatttttttcttttcatgaATAACAAATCTTATACATTGTTGCACATGTACGTATATCAATCAATTCGGAAATAAATACTCACATCATTGATAAATTTatcgaattattttttttacggAAAATTAAACTTGtgatattatttaatatatattaagaGCAATCAATCCATTACAAGATTAAGCATAAGCAACTTTACGAGCAATCGTCTTTTACCAATTGTTGTTTATTTTATAGTACTATATTACTGAaaaaagatagcggactaaaactgaaatttaaaaatataaaaaatcgaAATctcaaaatgacaaacatacagaactaaaaaaacaatttttccttAATTCCAGGTCTGTTAATATTGCGAATCAATGTTTActtgataattttttattattataattacaaCTTAGGAAATTGGGTTTTGCGTTTAAATACCAAATTTTGAATTATAACCTACAGCTACAATGGGGTGAGAATTGTATATATAATCACACGGTGGATATAGTGACATTTACCGATGATCTGATGCACACAAAGGAAAAACAAATTTGCTCCCTCTAAATTTAAAGAGTGAGTTTCTTGTGCAATCGTCTGAGATGATTCGATCGATCAATACTGGAAATCAGACTTTTAACTGATATCAAAATGCATTACgcatatatattttcaaattagcaTATTACACAATATTTCAATAACTTaactaaaaaatttgatatatttgaaataaaaaataatacttttatatAAAAGctgtaatttaatattttttatgaattgATTCGACTTGAATATTCAtcttacaaaattaacctatgAAACGGTTCGAGAAAAATTacagtaaaatttaaataattttaatttatttcctttatttttgttttagttttatGTACACTAGGCAGATAATTTGGAGATTCTTCTTACAAAACATTACGATAATATGAAGCAATTGGATGTCTAACTCGGGCCTATCACACACATTGCAtttgaatttataatttattgtaATGATAGACATTGAAGATAAAATTGTCATTTATAATAtcgaatatttttttaaaaaaaaaacctttatTAGATATCAATTAATGTAACTAACACGTACAACTTTATCAAATATGGTAAGatattgtattttttaaaaaaacaaaatagaaacTTAATAGGAGTGCTGTTCGAAATTCGAATAATGCGGATAATAATCAAACATTTTAATTAATCAATAATCCAGATCCTGATAGGATTCTTCTTTTTCGCTGTCTATAAATAGCAATCACCATTaccaaaacaaaaattattCATACCTGAGAAACAAAATCTTTTGTCCGGTGTTTTCGTCGACTGAAGCTTCATTACTTGCGTCTGTAATTACTCACATCGATCAATACCACAGTCAAATCTGTATAATATATCATGGTTCCTCCAACCACAACGAGTTCTTCCAAGCCCCTGAACCCTCTTGCACCCGAATACTGCCCCAAAACCCTCGCCGCCGTCGCCCCAGAACCGCCGCAGTTCGTCTCGCCCTTTCTTTCCGCGTCCCCACAACCGTTCTTCCCGCCACCGTCTAATTCTCTTGCCTCGCCGTCGTTTTTCTGCCACCCATACGAGTTCTATATGCCCGCTTTACGACAGCCCTCGGCTGATATCTCCACCTACTATTGTTACCCACCACCAGAAAACCCTTACAGTGGACCTTCGACGATGCCGCCGACGAATTATTCTTCTGCCGCTGTCCCGCCTAGTGGAGGTTTCACGTCAGGCAACGAACATGTTAGAAGATCTGTGCCTAAAGAGGAAAATCGGCACGTGGTGTTGTCTCTCGATGAGGAGAATACGACTATCATGTTGAAGAATATACCATATGATTGCCCGTATGTACTCTTGACCTTTTATCAAATCTctagggttttttttattttttttggaataTTTCTAATGTTTTTTATCGGATTTCTTCCTCATGCATGTTTAGTACCATTATATATCCTTGTTTTTTTGCAGACGAGAGTACCTTTTAGAGTTTTTGGATCGATTTTGCGCAAAGTGCATCCCCGAGGAACAAATCAACGCTTCATACGATTTCTTGTATTTGCCGATCGATTTTAAGTAAGTACTTGCGGTTGtagtttaatatatattttaaatctagATCAATTTCGTCAAGAAAGCATGTCACGTTATTTGATTGTGTTAATTTTTACGTGTATTATATCATGAAAgtttcattaattaattttctttCATTATTAATCAATGATCAGAACTAGAAAAAGTAGAGGCTTTGCTTTCTTCAATTTCACTACCGCCGCGGCTGCATGGAAGTTCTTCGATACTTTTAATTCCATGGAGTGGGATCCTTTGAAATGGAGCAGATGGCCCAAGAAAATGGAGATCGCCCGCGCCAAAATCCaggtatatttatatatatataaatgcttGTGTGCtacatttatttataattattataacCGTGAAAATATAATCTACTTATTATATATGATGATCTCATCTCATGCATGAATATTGGTATATGTGAATcaacataatacatacatatattctTCTGGTTCGATTGTTTGTTCTGAATATGGGTGTGTTTCTAACAATAATATAGGGCAGAGAAGCTTTGATAACCCACTTCTCCAACTCAACATTCGAGTGTGTCACCGATGAATATCTGCCCGTGTCCTTCAACCCACCTAGAGATGGGTCCGGCCAGCACGTTGAAGTGAAGAGTGTCGGGAAACGTATAAGAAGAGCAATCCCACATTGGGAACCCCGCGCGCAGCAATCATTAGGCCTAAAAGCCACATCTGATGGAACTTTGTGCATCTGAAACTTTGAATGATTTGGATTTTCTGAAGTTGTAAACCGATACCACCGTCACTACTAGCTCCTTGCTTTACAATGTATAATTACATTACATATTCAgattatattttattgttgttataTGCAAATGCAATTGGTCTCTTTAGTTTTCATAAATTTGTCCCCATTTTCGGCCCTCGGGGGCACCCCAGGGTCTGTAATAGGGTTAAAAAAAGctgttttaaaaaatagtttgaATTGAAACAATAAAATTGTCTGATCTTTTGGTTTCTATTTTTActgttatttaaaaattttgcctaaaaatatttttcagaaatttatctaaacatcaatattgttaatgtttttttaaaaaaaaatcaaaacagtgAGTTTATTTAATCGTTTTTTGAAGTGACATTTTATGTGTCTAAATTGGTctttaattaacataatattCAGTATATGTAAACAGCGAATAACAAATATAACGACACATGCACGCGCTTTTAGCCATTGAAGTTAAAATTTCCCTGTATGAAACCACAAATCCAATAGCTAGCTAGCTATAGagctaaaaatttaattatattccctggctgaaataatgtttttagttCCGTATATTAACATGTTTTtcgttttattattttattatcaatcaaTTAATGGCCGTATGGACAGTTTATTGATTTGTACGTTTTTTCTCCCAAATTTAGGGTCAATTTGGTTTCTTTTAAAAGTGATTTTTAAAGTTGGTTTTTAtggtagtgtttgaaagagcttttaggaagtacttattagcttttCATTAACACAAAATTTTGCAatgttgtgaaattttgttaacgaaaatCTGAGAATTGTTTCTTAAAAattctcccaaacactacctataagtattttttaagtaaaagttGTAACAATTTTGTGTTTGATCATACGGCCATTAATtgattgataaaaaaataataaaatgaaaaacatgTTAATTATTCAAACATAAAATTGTTACAGCTTTTACTTAAAAAATACTTATAAAAAAAACTCTTTTTAGATTGAAAacactttttttttgtttagttataaaaaaaataattgaaaagctataaatataggttttttaaaaaatatttattttagctTAAATAAGTGTTTTCAAAAAGCACGTAGATCTACCAAACACATTTAGaacaatgaaatttttttttaaaaaaaataaaaaaaaattttcttctaACTTTTTAATCCAAACGTACTTGCATTGATACGTGAATGTGATATCTTCTAGAATATATGATGTCACTCGTCGATATGAATCATATGATCAGTGTCATGTCAAAACCAATTAGAAATTActaaatttggaaaaaaaaattaagattgAGATTTACAAGATTAAAATGGAAAATGTGCTATAGACAAAATCTAATTCTATA
Proteins encoded:
- the LOC140882704 gene encoding D-ribulose kinase, translated to MVASLHNPSCSLLIHLPKSQKFRNNYPRTLTSKMLGFNVFKKLESRTASVRASKDMMDAEVKDEGKLYLGMDFGTSGARYALIDKDGNIQAEGKRDYPLYMSEEAVDWVKSWRTTLFALLEDIPVSLRAAVASISVDGTSATTLIVDSTTGEPLCRPFLYNESCPEALPLVKAIAPVNHTVCSGSSTLCKLVYWWNSFKSAKQSAMLLHQADWLLWLLHGRLGVSDYNNALKVGYDPETESYPPWLLAQPYSCVLPIVQSPGSTIGSMKEIIRTQLGFPKDCVICTGTTDSIAAFIAARAGQPGQAVTSLGSTLAIKLLSTQRVEDARFGVYSHRLDDKWLVGGASNTGGAVLRQFFTDEQLKKLSEQINSAEASPLDYYPLQDIGERFPVADPEMEPRLHPRPASDVEYLHGILESIARIEAKGYNLLKELGATPVEEVFTAGGGSKNEKWIAIRERVLGLPVRSALQTEAAYGAALLALKGADSPP